A DNA window from Chryseobacterium sp. MEBOG06 contains the following coding sequences:
- the uvrB gene encoding excinuclease ABC subunit UvrB produces the protein MDFKLQSEYKPTGDQPQAIDKLTAGIEIGEKYQTLLGVTGSGKTFTVANVVKNVQRPTLVLAHNKTLAAQLFMEFKEFFPENAVEYFVSYYDYYQPEAYIATTGTYIEKDLSINEEVEKLRLSATASLLSGRRDVLIVASVSCIYGIGNPTEFHKSLISIAIGEKLTRTALLHSLVNALYARTLNEFQRGTFRVKGDVIDVFPAYADNAIRIQFFGDEIEKIQSFDPVTGNVEENFDQIQIYPANLFVTSKETLNGAIKDIQDDMVKQVDFFSSIGKPLEAKRLQERTELDLEMIKELGYCSGIENYSRYLDGRLPGTRPFCLLDYFPKDFLMVIDESHVTVPQVHAMYGGDRSRKEALVEYGFRLPAAMDNRPLKFEEFEAIQNQVIYVSATPADYELEKTGGAYIEQIIRPTGLLDPIIEVRPSLNQIDDLMEEIRKRSDVDERVLVTTLTKKMAEELTKYFTKFGIRTRYIHSDVETLERIQIMQDLRLGLFDVLIGVNLLREGLDLPEVSLVAILDADKEGMLRSRRSMIQTVGRAARNINGKAIMYADKITKSMQATLDETEYRRAKQIQYNEEHGQKPQALNKKISENLVGRSKDFPDQKYTQKEIMQKVAETKASYTGEDIDKIVDQKQKEMESAAKNLDFIKAAKLRDEIAALKAN, from the coding sequence ATGGATTTTAAGCTTCAATCAGAATATAAACCTACCGGAGATCAGCCTCAGGCTATTGACAAACTTACCGCAGGAATAGAGATCGGTGAGAAATATCAGACACTTCTTGGGGTAACCGGTTCCGGAAAAACATTTACTGTTGCGAATGTTGTAAAAAATGTTCAGCGTCCCACCTTAGTTTTGGCACATAATAAAACTCTGGCAGCACAGCTTTTCATGGAATTCAAAGAATTTTTTCCTGAAAATGCTGTAGAATACTTTGTAAGTTATTATGACTACTATCAACCGGAAGCTTATATTGCTACTACCGGAACCTATATTGAAAAAGACCTGAGTATCAATGAAGAAGTTGAAAAATTACGTCTTTCTGCAACAGCAAGTCTTCTTTCAGGAAGAAGAGATGTCTTAATTGTAGCTTCCGTATCCTGTATTTACGGTATCGGAAATCCTACAGAGTTTCATAAATCATTAATTTCCATAGCAATTGGGGAAAAACTGACTAGAACGGCACTTCTTCATTCATTAGTTAATGCACTGTATGCCAGAACACTTAATGAGTTTCAAAGAGGTACATTCCGTGTAAAAGGAGATGTTATTGATGTTTTTCCAGCTTACGCTGATAATGCTATCAGAATACAATTTTTCGGAGATGAAATTGAAAAGATCCAAAGCTTTGATCCTGTTACAGGAAATGTAGAGGAAAATTTTGATCAAATACAGATTTACCCTGCCAATCTTTTTGTAACCTCAAAAGAAACTTTAAATGGAGCAATTAAGGATATCCAGGATGATATGGTAAAACAGGTAGATTTTTTTAGCTCTATCGGAAAACCTCTGGAAGCAAAAAGGCTTCAGGAAAGAACAGAACTGGACCTTGAAATGATCAAAGAACTGGGGTATTGCTCCGGAATTGAGAACTATTCAAGGTATCTGGATGGCAGACTTCCCGGAACAAGACCTTTCTGCCTGCTTGATTATTTCCCTAAAGACTTTTTAATGGTTATTGACGAAAGCCACGTAACCGTTCCACAGGTTCATGCCATGTATGGTGGTGACCGAAGCAGAAAAGAAGCCCTAGTGGAATATGGATTCAGACTTCCGGCAGCTATGGATAACAGACCTTTAAAGTTTGAGGAATTTGAAGCCATTCAGAACCAGGTTATTTATGTTTCTGCAACCCCTGCAGATTATGAACTGGAAAAAACCGGAGGAGCGTATATTGAGCAAATTATCCGACCTACAGGACTACTCGATCCAATTATCGAAGTAAGACCTTCATTGAATCAAATTGACGATTTAATGGAAGAAATTCGGAAAAGATCAGACGTTGATGAAAGGGTATTGGTAACAACATTGACGAAGAAAATGGCCGAAGAGCTTACCAAATACTTTACAAAATTTGGAATCAGAACACGATACATTCACTCTGACGTGGAGACTCTTGAAAGAATTCAGATTATGCAGGATCTGCGTTTAGGGCTTTTTGATGTACTGATCGGAGTTAACTTACTAAGAGAAGGTCTTGACTTACCGGAGGTTTCACTGGTTGCCATTCTGGATGCAGATAAAGAAGGAATGCTGAGAAGCCGCAGATCAATGATTCAGACCGTAGGCCGTGCCGCGAGAAATATCAATGGAAAAGCCATCATGTATGCGGATAAGATCACCAAATCAATGCAGGCTACATTGGATGAAACAGAATACCGCCGTGCAAAACAGATCCAGTATAATGAGGAACATGGACAGAAACCACAGGCTTTAAATAAAAAGATTTCTGAAAACCTTGTCGGAAGAAGTAAAGATTTCCCTGATCAGAAATATACCCAGAAAGAAATCATGCAAAAAGTTGCTGAGACAAAAGCCAGCTATACCGGTGAAGATATAGATAAAATAGTTGACCAAAAGCAGAAAGAAATGGAATCCGCAGCTAAAAATCTTGACTTTATAAAAGCAGCTAAGCTAAGAGATGAAATTGCAGCTTTGAAAGCTAATTAA
- a CDS encoding DUF3820 family protein: MEGVNSEILKEICIVKMPFGKYEGTVLADLPISYLEWFNRTGMPKGKLGMQLSTVYEIKLNGLMDLLVPIRAAVRNGR; encoded by the coding sequence GTGGAAGGGGTAAATTCGGAAATATTAAAAGAAATATGTATTGTTAAAATGCCTTTCGGAAAATATGAAGGTACAGTTCTGGCAGACCTGCCGATAAGTTATCTGGAATGGTTTAACCGTACCGGAATGCCCAAAGGAAAATTAGGGATGCAGCTTTCAACGGTATATGAGATCAAATTGAATGGTCTGATGGATCTTCTGGTACCAATAAGGGCAGCTGTGAGAAATGGGAGGTAG
- a CDS encoding AI-2E family transporter has protein sequence MDKEKQISSTAIKQISLLAIILILAGLICFNLSLFIPSVLGAITIYVVCRKYNFYLQEERKWKPSLAAFALMFASLIVLILPIYFIADLIIDKLGNAQAYMDKFNVFLDKIHDYIDKKTGFDILSKENMNKLKDFIGKFSTSAVSGTFNTLTVVMSMYFILYFMLEKPKLFEKILTSSAPLKRSNVSLIGDKMRKLIMANAIGIPVVAVGQGIVALIGYLIFGAPGAVLLFALTAAASVIPVVGTAIVYVPVCIFMIAEGNTGQGIGLAIYCVVVVGLTDNLLRFTLLKKLENIHPLNTVFGIIMGMNLFGFMGLIFGPILISLTLLLIQVYRNEFSDDNAPPDLELPNVD, from the coding sequence ATGGATAAGGAGAAACAGATAAGCAGTACTGCTATAAAGCAAATTTCTTTGCTGGCTATTATTTTAATATTGGCAGGCTTGATTTGTTTTAATCTTTCCTTGTTCATTCCTTCCGTTTTAGGAGCGATCACTATTTATGTTGTCTGTAGAAAATATAATTTTTATTTGCAGGAAGAGAGAAAATGGAAGCCGTCACTTGCCGCATTTGCATTGATGTTTGCAAGTCTCATTGTCCTTATTTTACCAATCTACTTTATTGCTGATCTTATCATTGATAAACTGGGAAATGCACAGGCCTATATGGATAAGTTCAATGTTTTTCTGGATAAAATACACGATTATATTGATAAGAAGACGGGATTTGACATACTGAGTAAGGAAAATATGAATAAGCTGAAGGATTTCATTGGAAAATTTTCAACTTCAGCGGTCAGTGGAACATTCAATACCCTTACAGTGGTGATGTCCATGTATTTTATTCTTTATTTCATGCTGGAAAAACCAAAACTGTTTGAAAAGATTTTGACCTCTTCTGCGCCATTGAAAAGATCCAATGTCTCTTTGATCGGAGATAAAATGAGAAAACTTATTATGGCCAATGCTATTGGAATTCCGGTAGTGGCAGTAGGCCAGGGTATAGTCGCACTTATTGGATATCTTATATTCGGGGCACCGGGGGCGGTCTTGCTTTTTGCGCTTACGGCTGCAGCATCGGTAATTCCTGTAGTGGGAACGGCAATAGTCTACGTTCCGGTATGTATCTTTATGATTGCAGAAGGAAACACAGGTCAGGGGATTGGGCTTGCTATTTACTGTGTTGTAGTGGTAGGGCTTACTGATAATCTGCTTCGTTTTACGCTTTTAAAAAAGCTTGAAAATATACACCCACTGAATACCGTGTTTGGAATTATCATGGGAATGAACCTTTTTGGCTTTATGGGGCTTATTTTTGGCCCTATCCTGATTTCTCTTACATTGCTGCTGATTCAGGTCTATAGAAATGAATTTTCGGACGATAATGCACCTCCTGATCTTGAATTACCCAATGTGGATTGA
- a CDS encoding beta-carotene 15,15'-monooxygenase has protein sequence MSEFNEFDQQGSVPNRETGSIISHAFEMYKGVFGYGVVAMIIYMLGGYVIQLIFGIDSASMVEEMRTSGGQFNYWSMPGVPLYMTASGLFGLVLSPLYVGLIYMVNKYNTKVPIEFSDLFIGYRQNFVNILLYSFLSGLISAVAAALCFFPLFFVYPLLLIGYPVLLFENASATDALAKSFNIAKENYGTFLLTAILGMLISIAGIVLCGIGLILTAPFIMIVMYSTYCAFLGKPRQITYNKQ, from the coding sequence ATGTCTGAATTTAACGAATTTGATCAGCAGGGTTCTGTCCCGAACAGGGAAACCGGATCAATTATTTCTCATGCTTTCGAAATGTATAAAGGGGTTTTTGGCTACGGAGTGGTTGCCATGATTATCTATATGTTGGGCGGATATGTCATTCAACTTATCTTCGGAATAGATTCTGCTTCTATGGTAGAAGAAATGAGAACTTCAGGAGGGCAATTTAACTACTGGAGTATGCCGGGAGTTCCATTGTATATGACTGCTTCTGGTCTTTTTGGGCTGGTGCTGTCCCCTTTGTATGTTGGCCTGATCTATATGGTGAATAAATATAATACCAAAGTTCCGATTGAGTTTTCCGACCTTTTTATTGGATATCGTCAGAATTTTGTTAATATTTTATTATACAGTTTCCTTTCAGGGTTAATTTCTGCAGTGGCAGCAGCACTGTGCTTTTTCCCTCTTTTCTTTGTTTATCCTTTACTTTTAATAGGATATCCTGTTCTTTTGTTTGAAAATGCTTCTGCTACTGATGCTTTGGCAAAATCTTTCAATATTGCAAAAGAGAATTATGGAACGTTCTTATTAACGGCTATTTTAGGAATGCTTATTTCTATCGCAGGAATTGTTCTTTGCGGAATAGGGCTTATTCTGACTGCACCGTTTATTATGATCGTGATGTACTCTACTTATTGTGCATTCTTAGGAAAACCAAGGCAAATTACATATAACAAACAGTAA
- a CDS encoding aminodeoxychorismate synthase component I, with the protein MFSVNHQKFMEMDELSLQKVPYFFVIDFLCENVEIYRENEIVKSSLLVDFQQFSTTKKQHELDKKVEWKFFPETLESFKTGFDKVQKNIRLGNSYLVNYTRKTEIKTNLSLKEIFYHSNAKYKLYYKDFFVFFSPETFVKIIDGKILTYPMKGTIDASLENAAETLKNDKKEKAEHYTVVDLLRNDLSRVADEVKVDKFQHIDFIKTRQKDLYAMSSEISGTVKSEFDGKLGSIMQKLLPAGSILGAPKSKTLEIILDAEGYERGYYTGVCGWFDGENLDSCVMIRYIEKEGNQLYFKSGGGITHMSKLEDEYQEMKNKIYVPIH; encoded by the coding sequence ATGTTTTCAGTGAATCATCAAAAATTTATGGAAATGGACGAACTTTCACTTCAGAAGGTTCCCTATTTCTTTGTTATCGACTTTCTTTGTGAGAATGTTGAAATCTATAGAGAGAATGAAATAGTAAAATCAAGTTTACTTGTTGATTTTCAGCAATTTTCAACCACAAAAAAACAGCATGAATTAGATAAAAAAGTAGAATGGAAATTTTTTCCGGAAACGCTGGAAAGCTTTAAAACCGGGTTTGATAAAGTTCAGAAAAATATTCGACTGGGAAATTCTTATTTAGTAAATTATACCAGAAAAACTGAAATTAAGACTAATTTAAGCCTGAAGGAAATTTTTTATCACTCAAATGCGAAATACAAACTGTATTATAAAGATTTTTTTGTATTTTTTTCTCCGGAAACTTTTGTAAAAATTATTGACGGCAAAATTCTGACATATCCCATGAAAGGCACTATTGATGCTTCTCTTGAAAATGCAGCAGAAACACTGAAGAATGATAAAAAAGAAAAAGCAGAGCATTACACCGTAGTGGATTTACTGCGAAATGATCTGAGTAGGGTAGCCGATGAAGTAAAGGTTGATAAATTTCAGCATATTGATTTCATCAAAACCCGGCAAAAGGATCTGTATGCAATGAGCTCGGAGATCTCAGGAACAGTAAAATCTGAATTTGATGGAAAGTTGGGAAGTATTATGCAAAAACTGCTTCCTGCAGGCTCTATTTTAGGCGCCCCAAAGTCCAAGACGCTGGAAATAATTTTAGATGCTGAAGGATATGAAAGAGGATACTATACAGGAGTTTGCGGCTGGTTTGATGGTGAAAATCTCGACAGCTGTGTAATGATACGCTATATTGAAAAAGAAGGAAATCAACTTTATTTCAAAAGCGGAGGCGGTATAACGCACATGAGTAAACTAGAAGACGAATATCAGGAAATGAAAAATAAAATTTATGTCCCAATTCATTGA
- a CDS encoding aminotransferase class IV encodes MSQFIESIKVEDQEIFLLDLHQKRVNQTFSHFGKEDSIDLGKIYKNLQHDEDGLFKLRIAYDLDKKIRTQMIPYAIPEIQDFQLVENNSFDYSFKFEDRKELDKMKMKSKSEEIIIVKNNHITDTSFSNILFLKGREWFTPTTYLLNGVQRQHLLKQKKIKEAEITLQNIKQFTHFQIINALNDFDDMFIYPIDRIVNLPGNEEYLDL; translated from the coding sequence ATGTCCCAATTCATTGAAAGCATTAAAGTAGAAGATCAGGAAATTTTTCTATTAGACCTACATCAAAAACGAGTGAATCAAACATTTTCCCATTTTGGAAAAGAAGATTCCATTGATCTGGGTAAAATATACAAAAACCTACAGCATGATGAAGACGGACTTTTCAAATTAAGAATCGCTTACGATCTGGATAAAAAAATCCGCACGCAGATGATCCCCTATGCCATTCCTGAAATCCAGGATTTTCAGCTGGTAGAAAATAACAGCTTCGATTACTCTTTTAAGTTTGAAGACCGGAAGGAACTTGATAAAATGAAGATGAAATCAAAATCAGAAGAGATCATCATTGTCAAAAACAATCATATCACAGATACCTCTTTTTCAAACATTTTATTTTTAAAAGGCAGAGAATGGTTTACTCCAACCACTTATCTTTTGAATGGGGTACAGAGACAGCATCTTTTAAAGCAAAAGAAAATAAAGGAAGCAGAGATCACTTTACAGAATATAAAGCAGTTTACCCACTTCCAAATCATTAATGCTTTAAATGATTTCGATGATATGTTTATTTATCCTATTGACAGAATAGTCAATCTACCCGGAAATGAAGAATATCTTGACCTTTAG
- the menD gene encoding 2-succinyl-5-enolpyruvyl-6-hydroxy-3-cyclohexene-1-carboxylic-acid synthase, whose product MKKYSSKKSIQILAHLLQQYGIADIVISPGSRNAPLAIHFSEVDSFNCYSIVDERSAAFVAMGMAKSVKKPVAITCTSGSAVVNYYPAVTEAFYQNIPLLVLTADRPTDFVDIFDGQTIRQKDVFHQHSYGDFQLLEDSQENAEDINFDTIKKAIELCFEKQGPVHINIPLEEPLYELVSELPAFPTVEKTIKHKEYEIPSNLVAEWNTSQRILLLVGTRDYSPELENQLTQLVKNHSVVVLSEANSNLYHEKFFRHIDRYIFNFTEEDFKTYAPDLLITVGQNVVSKKVKQFLRSAKPKQHWHLDEVWQPDTYFSLTEKIEVKPEVFFSKLLKFINLEPRPYYNLWDVLRDKKDAKHELFLNSVEFSDFYFFNKASQTIPENYNIHFTNSSAIRYAQLFDFGKRKMYCNRGTSGIDGSTSTAMGFAIKNANPTLLITGDLSFFYDINGLWNQYIPPFVRIMIFNNGEGNIFKIIPGPGNANPNTLDEFIATKHRKNAEHLAKHFGFSYIKVEDEVTLDRVLENFFKPGPQPKILEVNTSGKNSADIQKAYFNFMKES is encoded by the coding sequence ATGAAAAAATATTCTTCTAAGAAAAGTATCCAAATACTTGCACATCTTCTTCAGCAGTACGGAATTGCAGACATCGTGATTTCTCCCGGTTCAAGGAATGCTCCTTTGGCGATTCACTTTTCGGAAGTGGATAGTTTTAACTGTTACAGTATTGTAGATGAAAGAAGTGCTGCTTTTGTAGCAATGGGAATGGCAAAAAGCGTGAAAAAACCTGTTGCAATTACCTGTACAAGCGGATCGGCTGTGGTTAACTATTACCCGGCGGTTACAGAAGCATTTTATCAGAATATTCCATTGTTGGTACTGACGGCTGACAGGCCTACTGATTTTGTTGATATTTTTGATGGACAGACTATTAGGCAGAAAGATGTTTTTCATCAGCATTCATATGGTGATTTCCAGCTTTTGGAAGACAGCCAGGAGAATGCAGAAGATATTAATTTTGATACCATTAAAAAAGCGATTGAACTCTGCTTTGAAAAACAGGGCCCGGTACATATTAATATTCCTTTAGAGGAACCTTTATACGAGTTGGTTTCCGAACTTCCGGCTTTTCCAACCGTAGAAAAGACAATTAAACATAAAGAGTACGAAATTCCCTCAAATCTGGTTGCAGAATGGAATACTTCTCAGAGAATATTACTTTTGGTAGGGACAAGAGATTATAGTCCTGAATTGGAAAACCAATTGACTCAGCTCGTGAAAAACCATTCAGTGGTGGTATTAAGTGAAGCTAACTCCAATTTGTACCATGAAAAGTTTTTCAGACATATAGATCGTTATATTTTTAATTTCACTGAAGAGGATTTTAAGACGTATGCTCCTGATTTATTAATTACAGTGGGCCAGAATGTAGTTTCAAAAAAGGTAAAGCAGTTTTTGAGAAGTGCAAAACCTAAGCAGCACTGGCATTTGGATGAAGTTTGGCAGCCTGATACTTATTTTTCTTTAACCGAAAAAATTGAAGTTAAGCCTGAAGTTTTCTTTTCCAAACTATTGAAATTTATCAATCTTGAACCAAGACCTTATTACAACCTTTGGGATGTGCTAAGGGATAAAAAAGATGCGAAACATGAACTGTTTTTAAATAGTGTTGAATTCTCGGATTTTTATTTTTTCAATAAGGCATCACAGACAATTCCCGAGAACTATAATATTCATTTTACCAACTCTTCAGCAATCAGATATGCGCAGCTGTTTGATTTTGGTAAAAGAAAAATGTACTGTAACAGAGGAACGAGTGGAATTGACGGTTCAACGTCCACTGCTATGGGCTTTGCTATTAAAAATGCCAATCCTACTTTGTTAATTACAGGAGATTTGAGTTTCTTTTATGACATCAATGGCCTTTGGAATCAATATATCCCTCCCTTTGTAAGGATTATGATCTTCAATAACGGGGAAGGAAATATCTTTAAGATTATTCCGGGACCAGGAAATGCCAATCCGAACACCCTGGATGAATTTATCGCTACAAAACACCGTAAAAATGCTGAACATCTGGCTAAGCATTTCGGATTCTCCTACATTAAGGTAGAAGACGAAGTGACATTAGACAGGGTACTGGAGAATTTTTTCAAACCGGGTCCACAACCAAAAATTCTGGAAGTAAATACGTCTGGAAAAAACAGTGCGGATATTCAGAAGGCTTACTTTAACTTCATGAAAGAAAGCTAA
- a CDS encoding isopenicillin N synthase family dioxygenase, whose product MDKIPSVDLRDFLSDNPERKQKFVNEIGKAYEEIGFVALKGHFLDDNLVDELYGEVKNFFEQPVETKKKYEIPGIGGQRGYVGFGKETAKGFKKGDLKEFWHFGQYVSDDSKYKTEYPDNVIVDELPKFNEVGKEAFQMLEKTGQYVLRALAIHLGLDEFYFDDKIAEGNSILRPIHYPPITEEPDDAVRAAAHGDINLITLLMGAQGKGLQVQNHNGEWIDAIAEPDELMINVGDMLSRHTNNKLKSTIHRVVNPPREMWTTSRYSIPFFMHPVSAMSLNALENCVDENNPKLYEDTTAGEFLHERLIELGLIKK is encoded by the coding sequence ATGGATAAAATACCTAGTGTAGACCTGCGTGATTTCCTTTCGGACAACCCGGAACGCAAACAGAAATTTGTAAATGAAATCGGAAAAGCTTATGAAGAAATTGGTTTTGTTGCCTTAAAGGGCCACTTTCTTGATGACAACCTAGTAGATGAATTGTATGGAGAGGTAAAAAACTTTTTTGAACAACCAGTGGAAACTAAAAAGAAGTATGAGATTCCAGGAATTGGTGGCCAGAGAGGTTATGTAGGATTCGGTAAAGAAACGGCAAAAGGTTTCAAAAAAGGAGACTTAAAAGAGTTTTGGCACTTCGGACAATATGTGTCTGATGATTCAAAGTACAAAACTGAGTATCCGGACAATGTAATCGTTGACGAGCTTCCAAAATTCAACGAGGTAGGTAAAGAAGCATTCCAAATGCTTGAGAAAACCGGCCAGTATGTGCTAAGAGCTTTAGCCATTCACCTTGGTTTAGATGAGTTTTATTTTGACGACAAAATCGCAGAAGGAAATTCTATCTTAAGACCTATTCACTATCCGCCAATCACTGAAGAACCGGATGATGCGGTAAGAGCAGCAGCGCACGGAGACATTAACCTTATTACGCTTCTAATGGGAGCACAGGGTAAAGGTCTTCAGGTACAGAATCACAATGGAGAATGGATTGATGCTATTGCAGAACCAGATGAATTGATGATCAATGTTGGAGATATGCTTTCAAGACATACCAACAACAAATTGAAATCTACGATTCACAGAGTGGTAAACCCACCAAGAGAAATGTGGACAACTTCAAGATATTCAATTCCTTTCTTTATGCATCCTGTCAGTGCAATGTCTTTAAATGCGCTTGAAAACTGTGTAGATGAAAACAATCCAAAATTGTATGAAGATACAACTGCAGGAGAATTTTTACATGAAAGACTGATCGAGCTAGGCTTGATTAAGAAATAA
- a CDS encoding bacteriocin-like protein encodes MKNLKKLRKGQLKNISGGATLPEPEFCMYYCNGTVVCAGCSDDFKCPDTNSDM; translated from the coding sequence ATGAAAAATTTAAAAAAACTAAGAAAAGGCCAGTTAAAAAACATTTCTGGAGGAGCTACACTTCCTGAACCAGAGTTCTGTATGTATTATTGTAATGGTACAGTTGTATGCGCTGGTTGTAGCGATGATTTCAAATGCCCGGACACTAACAGTGATATGTAA